The Brassica oleracea var. oleracea cultivar TO1000 chromosome C7, BOL, whole genome shotgun sequence sequence GCTTAGTTGCTTGCATTTTGAAGACCATTGACATCTAACCACGTCTCTTCTCTGGCTTTCATCTTCTAGCTATGACGTTGACTGTTTACAGTAAATACCAAATCTGCATTCGTTAAGAAGACGATTATACGTTTGAAACTCTTTACTTTTCTNNNNNNNNNNNNNNNNNNNNNNNNNNNNNNNNNNNNNNNNNNNNNNNNNNNNNNNNNNNNNNNNNNNNNNNNNNNNNNNNNNNNNNNTTTTTTTTTTTTTTTTTTTTTTTTTTTTTTTTTGAAATAGTACTATGTTTGAAACTCTTGCAGGGATACTGCTCAATACAATTGTTTCCCCCTCCCATTATATTTGCTCTAACAAAAAATTTAAACCATTAATCGCAAAATTTTTAATATGAGGTTTTTTCAATGCAAATTTTAAAATTAAAATATTAAGGTCTTAATACCTTTTCAATGAAAATTTCGAAATTACATATTTATGCATTTTTATATGGTATATAGTTTAATTTAAATGATATTAATATATATATATATATTTATTTAATATGAATATCTATTAAATGAGACTTCATATTCATATGATTTATGATCATTTGTATCTTGTTATAACAAAACAATTAAACCATTGATAAAAAAAAATTCAATGTGGGATTTTAAATATTTTTAGTAATTTAAAATTTAAAATAAAAAAATATAAGAAAAATCTTTTTTATTATATGTTCAATGTGATTATTTAATTTTATTTAATAATATAAAGTTAAACAAAAAAGAGGAATGATACAAAAATTGTTATCATTATTATTCATAATATTAATTGTCATATATGTTAATCATATTAGGTAATTCTGCACTTTTATTTAAGGAAATAATGAATACTCCCTCTGTTCCATAATAAGTGTCATTATAGTTTTTTTTTTGTTATATAAAAAGTGTCAATTTACAATTCCAATGCAAATTATACTTACTTTCAGCTGAAAATTAATTGCAAATTGCATTGGTTTTATAAATAATTTTATTTATCTTAAATATTATTGGTCAGAAAATGTAATTAATAGCACTTACATATATTTCCGCTACTTTCTTAGTCTGTGTGAAAAGTGTCAAAATGACACTTATTCAGAATATTCAGAAACGGAAGAAGTATATTTTTTTGTACGCTATTAATCAATTTGATAATAAGTTTAATAAAAAGTATATACAGGTATGAATTTCATTATATATGGAGCAGTGATAGAAGCCACGCCACAAGGGGTTACTCTAGTTAAAGCATTTTTCTCAAGTGAAAGCATAATTATTGCTCGGAAACCCGAATTCTTGCCAAATATAGAAACTAACAATGTTATTTGAATTTAAGCAAAAAAAAAACACTGTTATTTGAAAGATGATCATATTAAAACATTGCTTCGTTTTTCTAAATAATAATATAGTTATTTTAAAGAATGGACAAAAGCGTCATCAGTGATGTGATAAAATTGTTCTTATCGCATCAACAGAATTGTATGGGTAGCCACCGGTGAGATGTTCCTGGTCAAATTGAAGCTTTGAGATGTTAAAGTTTCTGAAATAGAGAGATCTAATTATTTATTAATACTACAAAAATATCTTTTAAAATTAACATCTTAAGTTTCCTATCGCTCTACGCATCTGTCTCCTTCTTTATCTTACTGTTAAGAACTAAATATAGTTGTTACAAAAAAAAGAGAACTAAATATAGCATAAAACCAAAACCAAATTTAATTTTTTTTTAAGAACTAAATACAACATAAAACCAAAATCAAATTTAATAGATTTTATGGAGCTATAGGTTTATGGTTGAGTCGATCGGGTCTACATTGACTTGTATAATAACAGAAATAGATTTATTAATATATAACTGAGATATTATTGGTGTATACAAACAATAATAATTCTCACAACTCTGGATATTCATATTAAATAATTATAGAAAAATATAATTTGATACCAAACAGTGACCAATTATTGGTGGATAAAAACTATAATAATTTATTGTTCTTCATCTGTTGATTCAAACTTGTATAAGAGCTTGGCTGCTCAGACCAACTTCTCTTCTCTCCTACAAAAAAAAAAAATTCTTCTCTCTTTGACATAAAAAAAAATAACTCATTTTGAGTCTCCTCTCTTCATCTTCAACACCAATGGATTACGAGGTATCAAGAACTGGTGAGATCGTAGAAGATTCAGAGCAGATTGATTTGCTACCTGGCTTCAGATTTCACCCAACCGATGAAGAACTCATAAGCCACTACCTTAGACCGAAGGTTCTAAACACCCTCTTCTCCACTTTAGCCATTGGTGAAGTTGATCTCAACAAGGTTGAGCCTTGGGACTTGCCATGTGAGTTATAGTTCTGTTCTTTAAATTAAATGTCTCTGTTTTATTTCTCTGTATTATCTCTACTCACTCTGTTTCTTTTCTTTTGGCGGAACAGGGAAGGCTAAGATTGGTGAAAAGGAGTGGTACTTCTTCTGTGTAAGAGATCGGAAATACCCGACCGGTTTAAGGACGAACCGGGCTACTAAGGCCGGGTATTGGAAAGCTACAGGGAAAGACAAAGAGATCTTCAAAGAAAAATCTCTTGTTGGTATGAAGAAAACATTGGTTTTCTACGAAGGAAGAGCTCCTAGAGGAGTAAAAACCAATTGGGTCATGCATGAGTATCGCTTAGAAGGCATGTATGCAAACGACAATCTCCCTGTAACCGCTAAGGTAATATATTTAAACATAACTTAATGAGTACTTGTGTAAGTGTGTGTGTAAGAGTTCTCTGTTTTTTGGTTTTTGAGTTTGGTGTTGTTTGTTGAATGCAGAACGAGTGGGTTATTAGTAGAGTTTTTCAGAAAGGAGCAGACGGTAAGAAAATGCATCTCTACGGCTTAACGATGCTCGGTTCAGGGATTAACCAAGTCGAACCGGCTGGTTTACCTCCCCTGATGGACTCTTCTCCGTACCCTAAGAGCGAATCGTTGTCTCGCGTAACCTGCTTCTCCGACCAAACAACCGTTGAGGACAAGAGTCACATCTCCGAGTTAAAAGACGAGTGTAACGTTACCATGCTCGGTTCTTCATCGACTCAGCTGATACCGAACATTGGTTCTCTGCTACACTCTGATCCTCTGTTTATGCAAGATAATTCTTCAATATTGAATATGTTGCTTGACAGTGAAGAAACCCAGTTTAAGAATATCATCCAGGGTTTGGGCACAGGTGAAAACGAATTAACCACGAGTTCTTGGCACGGCCACGGTCTTGCTGGTTCGACCGGTTCGGTTGAGGTCGATTGCTATTGGAATTTCTGAACGTGGAGACCGGAACTGGTCGAAAATTGGGGTGTATATGGGGAAAACAAACAATTAGGAGGTATTTTATTTTAGGGTTTATATGTGTTATGTGTTTGCTCTAGAATCTAGACTCTAGGACTATAGGATATACAAAGATATTGAAAGACTCTTGTAACATTTTGTAAAAAAGGATCAGCTTGTGAAAATCGATTCTCTTACCATTTGTAATCCATTTATAATTAATTTTGTCGTAATAATAACTTTAGGGTATGGAGTATTGATTAATCATCTGGCAAGACATTCAAAAACTCATTTTGTTGGAGCGATTTGAAATGTGTGTGAATCAAGTTCAGCCTATGACTCATATTGAATGAAGATAATTAAGCTTGAATCGGTTTAATATGAGTAAATATTCTGTAAAAAACGTCAGGATATACCTCAAATGTGGAAAATTCTTTTACCAGAGATTAGTTTCTGTTTAGTTTATCCTGATTTAGTTTTTATCTTTTGTTTCAAACTTTTAGATAAACAAAAGACCATTTCAGTATCCATTTGGTTTTAAACTATTGACTTTGTTTTCTTCTTTTTCGGTTTGGATTGTATCAATTCAGATGATCCAAAATTAGACACTAAAACCAAACAATCATCAATTGATAACGCAAAGTTATTGTTTTGGAGATTAGATTAGTTATAAACCAAAATTTTGTTCAATGTTTCTCTCAGTGACCGAAATTTACATGTCATTTCATGTGTCTTCTTAGGCCACCAACCAAAAATATATTATATTGTAAAATACCTACCAAGTGTGAATTTTTTTTCAACTCATCGCGGGTGTGATTTATATCGTACAGCTACGGTAAGAGATGTTTGGTGTATCTTTACTATTGCAAGCAGTCGTTAGGACAACAGCAAAGCGGTGCAGAACATTTAGCTTTTTTTTGAATAAATGATACATGTAAAAAATATTATTATTGATTTCAATATCTTCACATCACACCTCATATAATTCAGTTCTTGCATTTCAAATATCTGAGAAATCAAGTTCATCATCACTTCTGATTACTTAAGAGATTTGGCACACACTAGCTCCGTTTCAAGGAATCTCAAAACTGCCGAAAACATTACCAATCCAAAGATTCAGACATTTTCCTGGTCACAGTTCTCAAGTCAGGTACCAATTGGTTTAAACCACTAGTCTTTGCTCTCCTTCTGGTAATCATTCAATACCCACTTCCTTCTGGTAAGCATCCTCGTCTTCTCACCCTCACTTCTTGGAGGGTTTTTACTTAAAAAGAAATTGACTTCCCCTATGACTTGCCTTCTCCAAGACTCCTGAACACGCACAGTGCGCATCTCTTACCACACAAGTCCGTAAAGAGTTCGTCTTGTAAAGATTGTGTAAAATTGCCCCAGGGCATTTTGGGAAGAAACTTGCGATACAAGAAACATTCGGCTTCGTTTTTGGGCCTTGAACAGAAAGATATAGCGAGGCCGTGTAGTTTCGAAAGTTAATTAGGAAGCTGATGGGAGGATGTTGAGAGATTCTTTGTCCGAGTCATTAGCAAAGAACATGGATGTATTATTTGCTCTTCAAGTTCCATCAGTGAAAGATATATTATTTTGAAAGTTTACTGTTCTTATGCCTTATTCTTCAATAATCATGTTCTCTTCAAGTCTTTACTGTTCTTATATGTTTTGTTCGTGTTATTTATGATTTGTTCTTATGTTCCTCGAGTGAAAGACAAGAGCGGCCAAAGTGACCATTTTAGTTGTGTTTCAATTTACAAACCAATTCCGCTCGGTTTTAATTGGCTAATACAGATTCAATCTCTAGTTAACTCTAATTAGATTCCAAACTGAAAAAAATAACAGTTTGGCCATGTTTCAACAACAAGCTCATGCCCTCAATAATCAACAAAGAAATTAAAAAGGTATAAAATTTTAATTTTGAAAACAAAAGAAGGCGGCTTTATTTGAGAAAGGAGAATTTCAGGAGAATACTGGCAGCAGAGACAAGAGAACGCGAACAAAATCGGGTCGGGTCATAAGCTGCAAAGCGGATCCCTAATTTTATTATATGCACATAAAATTAATTAGACAGATTCCCCAATTGTTTTTGGGGATGTCCCAGTACTTGTGCAATCTTATACATGATAAGCCTTACGATAATCAAATATCAAACATGAAAAAAATAAGAACAGCAGCAGCAAATAAGAGTAAAGAAACGGCTGAAGACGATAAGGACTTAAACGTTTCACTGAAGATTTATATTCAATGTGTTTCTGCTCACCGAGACAGATCAAAGCTTATATATAAACCCATAGTAAAACCCTAGTTACGTTCGTGTATCTTTGGGCCTTGATTAGATATTTGGGCTTCTTATATTTTTTTGGGTTCTTCTTATGTCCTGATATTACGAGAGAATAGCCCATGAATTTGTTCGTTTCATTTGTTATGTTTTTTTGTAGAGAGAATAAATGTTTTTGCTCTTTAAAGAATAAGCTTTACTTAGTTTTGTCGAGCTTCTCTCTCTCTTCTTCGTTCTCTCTCAAAAATCTTCCACGAAGAAGATGATGAGATGAAGCTTGTTCCTGTCGCCGATTTCTTTTGGTGATTTTCGCCTCCGGTATATTGTGGTCTACTCGACGGGTATAGCCGGCTTTTGACTCCGGCGGCTCGCGATCTCCTTGACGGGGCTGTTTGGCTTTTGCCTCCGCGTCGTGCTCCATGGCGACTGCGGCTTTCACCGAGTCTTTCTCGGTTTGTCAATCGACGCTTCCTGCTGTTCCACCGCTCAATCCTCTCTCCTTCCTCACCTCCGAAGCCTTCTTCCTCCTTTCCCTTAAAGTTTTTTCAATCTTCGGGCTATTTCTCATCTATAAAGATGACTGATTTCCATGCAAGAAGATCGGAGGTTGTAGGATGGATCGATGAAGATTGTCTCCAGAAGCGTAGATCCGGTGAGCGACTTGTTCGATTTGAAGATTGCTTGGCTTGACCGAGTTTCTTCTTCAACTTGCCTCCGCTGATGGCGGAGTTCCGTCGCATCTCTAGTTTGGCACCGGTGGAAGAAAGCCATCTCCTGTCTTGACGCGTGGACTCAGATTGCAGGGCAACTGACCACGTGGTGGATAGAGACGACTTACTTCCTCGACGGGTTTTCCCTTTTGGGCTGATTGCCCAAAATCGTTTCTGTAAAGTTTGGCCCGTTGTTTAGGTCCTTTGTCTTTTCTGTTGTTGGGCTTTAGCCCGTTTTGGGCTTTTGTCTCTTAATAAAACTCAAAGAATAAGCTTTACTTTTTTCAATACTATTTTTTTTTTTTTGACATCATAATAGACTAGAAGCCTATGGGGCCACCGGTTCAGATAGCCAAACCGGAGGTAAAGAATCGACATATAGCATAGCTGAAGGAGAACTCCTCGCACCACGTGCAAGCTTGTCCGCCATTGTGTTTTGTGCCCTTGAGATATATCTGATCGTGAAGTTGGGGAAGAAAGTCTTACTTCAGCAGAAGTCAGAGGATGTAATGATGGGCGCAATGAAGCTTCACAAATACTATTTTTAACATTTAAGAATAATATTTGTTCAAGACTTAATTATAATACCTTTTTTTACTTTGTCTGTATAAAATATTATAATTAATCATATACTATTTTATATCATGCCTTATAAAAATCTACAGTGAGCTTAGGTTAAATTATCTTTTTGATATACTGTTTAGTGAAAATTACAATAAAACTATACTTTATAACTGCCTTGAATACCATTTTATAGCATTTTAAAATATTAACGTGGGAAAGATATATTTTCATTACGATTGATTTTTTATTTGACCCAGAAAAATAAAGCGAAAATTATGTACCAAGTTAGATATTAAAACCTTATTGAAAATAGAAGGAGGATTTTTACCAAGAAAATAGAAGGAGAAGAAAAATATGGTCACCGGCCGTTATCATGAAGTATATTGTATAGTTGGTTGGCATGTGAAGGTGGGTTAACTATAAAACAGTGATCATTCCTTAGGAATCTCCAACCCAACACTATTTTTTTTCTTTCAAAATAGAGTAAAATAAGTATGGAATAATCTATTTTTTGTTTGTTAAGTGAGAAATGAAGTAGAAATTAGAGTATTTCTTATTCCATATTTAGTTTTACTATATTTTGAAAAGAAAAAATAGAATTTTATATTGGAAATGCTCTTAGCATTAATCGTCTCAAATTAGGCTTTCATAAAAATTCAATTCAGTTATGGTAGAATCAAGAATGAAATTTTCATTCAGTACATGCCCGAAAATGAATTAGTAGTCGCATCCAATCTCCAAAAAGTTTACTCAAAACTCGTGGATGAGGTTTGGGGAGGTGTTGTCCTATTCTTGGGTTGCATGACTTTTTTGTGTTTGCTAACCACATGTGCATGTGTTTGCTAGTCCCCAAACCAAACATAAACTCATCAGTTCCTTGTTACACGGAAACTAATCTCAAAAGCTATTTGACATAACCAAAACTAGACATCAACATTATTTTCTTCTCTTTCTTAATTGCAACCATTTCCTTTTTAATTGCTGTTGCGTAACGGGAATGGTTTTGCTCTCATCAAGATGTAAGATTCATATGACAACGTCAAGATGGATCATAATAACGATGACACTGATGCTGATGAGAATAGGAGAATCGATGAGATTGGATCTGGAATCAGGCATGACCAAATGCATCTCCGACGACATCAAATTAAATTACATGACTGTAGGAACTTACACCGTCGTCAATCCCAACGAAGCTCACCATCTTCCTGCTTCCCACAAAATCCATGTCACTGTAAGCTTTAGTTATAAACTGATAACCTATAATTCGTTTGAGGTATAACTAATTAATCACATTTTACGTGTGAATCTCGCGGCTCATAATTAACACCTTGAAAAGAGAACCTCATCATTGTTTTATACGCAGAGCCGTGCGAAGGTTTAATGGGGCCTGAAGCCAATATAAAAATGGGACCCCTTTATAAATTTTTTTTTATCATAGTACAATATATATTTGAAAAAAAAATATTAAGACAATAACTTTAAAAAACTAAGTATTATCTTGAACTTGATCATTCACGTCTTCATTCTTCTTTTCACTTAGATTATCATCCTCTTCAGTGACATCAGTGACATCAGTAACATCATCTTCAACCTCCTTATCTTCTTCATTGACATCCTCATCATTTATTTCATTCTCATCTTCCATTGGATCATCAAACTCATCACCACTTCTACCGGATTCATTAAGATTTGCTGATTTTACAAGAAATCTGTCCATAGAACCTTGCATTGATTTCACCAATGCATCAACTCTGTCTTTTTTTTTGTCTTTTCTTGGCTCCTGATGCACATGATCTCGTTGGAGGCATATTTTCTGAAATTAATAATTAAACTTAAATCAACAAAGACTGAAAACTAAAAAAATAAAAAAATAAAAAAATTCACCACTTTAACAAAACTGATGATAATATAAGAGACACCTGTAGCACAGGATTGAGAACCAAGAAAGAAGACGTGTGTGCTTGCTTGAGAAAGATTGATGTGAACATTGCACGTAGAATACTTAGGAATATATACGAACCAAATATATTAAGTATAACTGCACTTTTTCCTTTTTATTTAGGAGTTTGACATATAAAACATATATTCCTTTTTTCAATTTGGAAAATTGACAATAAAATAAAATACTCATTTTTTTAAAAAGCAATGTAGATAATTGAACTTGTATTGAATAATAAATGGCAAACTTAAACCAATATACTACTAATAATTTTTGGAAATTTGGGGCCCTAAAAAAACTATATATTTTGGGGGCCCTAGGCGAAAGCCTTTTTGGATACACTTGAAGCACGGCTCTGTTTATACGTAAAAAAATGTATATGTAGGTGACGTCACCTAAAGGGCGCACACAGCATCATGCAGAGAATGTGGAGTCTGGGAAATTCGTGTTCACGGCGATGGAAGATGGAGATTACACAACATGTTTTGTGGCTCCCGAATTTAGACCTCCGGCGAAGTTCGCCGTTGATTTCGAGTGGAAAAGTGGCGTCGAGGCTAAAGATTGGGCCAACATCGCCAAGAGAGACCATATCAACGTAACAAAACTATTATACATAACAAAAAAAAGATATTATACATATATAGTTAAACCTAGCTAACTATATATATATATATTTTAAACCTAGCTATATATGTAGTAGGCTCTTCTTTGATATTAAGCGTATACTGATCTGCACCATATCTCCTAATTATATATGTGTAACGTAGTAAAGTGATAAATATGTTTATGCTTATAGATGCTGGAGGTGGAGGTAAGGAAACTACTGGATACGACGGAATCTATACACGACGAAATGTTTGAACTCCGGGAGAGGTACAAAAATATAAGATTCATGATCATTTTAAATATATATATATTATAAGAAGTGTTTCCATCATCTGATCTTTGAGTGATAAGAGTCAATGAGATTTAGACGATCCAATTAGGAAAAATTATAACAGCATGATACGTTCGTAATGGGGAAATGTGATTGTGACAGGGAAAGGGAAATGCAGGAGCTAAACCGATCGACAAACTCAAGAATGGCAGCTCTAAGTTTAATTTCGTTGGTGTTTACATTGTCGGTAGCCGGTTTACAACTATGGCATCTCAAGTCATTCTTGGAGAGGAAAAAACTTCTCTAAATTAGCAACAAGTTGTTTCTTTCACTATGATCACATTTTGGTGTTCTCTCGGTTTGAACTTCTTTGTTTACTAAAAGAATCACTATTTAATCTTGGATTTTGAACAATTTAACATTACATCCTCTCTGCTTATCCCAAAATCAGATCATTCGTTCGTACTGATTAAAATTGAAGTTTTTTTTTGTTTCTTCGGCTGGTTGCATTAGGGTCGGACATCATCACCATAATTTTACTTCTTCATCTTCATAATAATTTCTATCAAACTCTGCTTGTGAGCGACTACTATCAGACTTTCTTAATCTAGACCGAGACCAAAGGAATAAGATCCTCTTGTAGGCCATTGGTGTTGGGAATGTAATAGCCAGAGACTCTCGTACACCAAAATATATCACTAGAAAACTCATAATGCATAATTTCATGTCTTATAGAAGATAGCACAAATGGGAAACCACAAACAAAACAACAATTGAAATGAACTTAGAGAAAAGTGTGCGTGGGGTTACTGAATTAGTGACTAAAAAGCTAGAGAGATGCAATCCTTATATAGGAAGAAGGGGGTTTCTAGTCATCGTATTCACGATGTCCCTTGTGATGCTTATCCTTCTTATTCTTCTTCTTGTCATCATCACTACCATAATGATCCTTCTTCTTCTTCTTCTTCTTGTCATCATAATCACCATGATGATCCGTTTTCTTCTTCTTGTCATCATCACTACCATAATGGTCTTTCTTCTTCTTCTTGTCATCATAATCATCACGATGGTCCTTGTTCTTGTTCTTCTTCTTCTTCTCATCATCGCCAGAGTTATAGCCATCTTTCTTCTTATCCTTATCCTTCTTCTTCTCCTTCATCTTGCTCTTCTCATCATCAGAGTCCTTGCCACTCTGCAACATATAAATAAAAATTGGAGCCAAAGTTGGTTCAAATTTACAACATTAGTTAACCAACCATAATTCAGAAAGTAACTCAATCCAAAGACAGAAACTTTTCAAAAGGATGTTCTTAATTTGAGACCAAGATCCAATCAATGAAACACTAAAAGGGAAGCACTTTATTAAATGAAATTGATCAAACTTACGTCTTTTCTGTGGCTCTCTTTCTTATCACCATCTTCATCCTTGCGATGGCCATAGCCAGATCCGTGCTCCGATTCAGGTTTCCGGCCATACTCAACCTCCGTCCTTCCGCCATAACCACCAGACTCAGGCCTCCGTCCGTACTCGACCTCCGTCCTCCCGGAATCAGGTTTCCGGCCAAAGTCAGATCCAGATCCTCCTTGACCTCCGGGTCGGGTCTTGGGTCGGGCGTAGCTGCTGTACTCGGTGTTGAGAGCCTGGTCGCCGTAAGCAGCGGGCTCTTTGCTGGAAGAAAACACGGGCCGCTGGTACTCGAAGGCGTCGC is a genomic window containing:
- the LOC106306823 gene encoding uncharacterized protein At5g39570 isoform X1, whose protein sequence is MPYYTSNDDDVDDFNDYDPTPYSGGYDITVTYGRPVPPSDETCYPLSSRSGDAFEYQRPVFSSSKEPAAYGDQALNTEYSSYARPKTRPGGQGGSGSDFGRKPDSGRTEVEYGRRPESGGYGGRTEVEYGRKPESEHGSGYGHRKDEDGDKKESHRKDSGKDSDDEKSKMKEKKKDKDKKKDGYNSGDDEKKKKNKNKDHRDDYDDKKKKKDHYGSDDDKKKKTDHHGDYDDKKKKKKKDHYGSDDDKKKNKKDKHHKGHREYDD
- the LOC106306823 gene encoding uncharacterized protein At5g39570 isoform X2 gives rise to the protein MPYYTSNDDDVDDFNDYDPTPYSGGYDITVTYGRPVPPSDETCYPLSSRSGDAFEYQRPVFSSSKEPAAYGDQALNTEYSSYARPKTRPGGQGGSGSDFGRKPDSGRTEVEYGRRPESGGYGGRTEVEYGRKPESEHGSGYGHRKDEDGDKKESHRKDMKEKKKDKDKKKDGYNSGDDEKKKKNKNKDHRDDYDDKKKKKDHYGSDDDKKKKTDHHGDYDDKKKKKKKDHYGSDDDKKKNKKDKHHKGHREYDD
- the LOC106306825 gene encoding transmembrane emp24 domain-containing protein p24delta11, coding for MVLLSSRCKIHMTTSRWIIITMTLMLMRIGESMRLDLESGMTKCISDDIKLNYMTVGTYTVVNPNEAHHLPASHKIHVTVTSPKGRTQHHAENVESGKFVFTAMEDGDYTTCFVAPEFRPPAKFAVDFEWKSGVEAKDWANIAKRDHINMLEVEVRKLLDTTESIHDEMFELREREREMQELNRSTNSRMAALSLISLVFTLSVAGLQLWHLKSFLERKKLL
- the LOC106303829 gene encoding NAC domain-containing protein 59; translated protein: MDYEVSRTGEIVEDSEQIDLLPGFRFHPTDEELISHYLRPKVLNTLFSTLAIGEVDLNKVEPWDLPWKAKIGEKEWYFFCVRDRKYPTGLRTNRATKAGYWKATGKDKEIFKEKSLVGMKKTLVFYEGRAPRGVKTNWVMHEYRLEGMYANDNLPVTAKNEWVISRVFQKGADGKKMHLYGLTMLGSGINQVEPAGLPPLMDSSPYPKSESLSRVTCFSDQTTVEDKSHISELKDECNVTMLGSSSTQLIPNIGSLLHSDPLFMQDNSSILNMLLDSEETQFKNIIQGLGTGENELTTSSWHGHGLAGSTGSVEVDCYWNF